The stretch of DNA GCTATCCATAATCAATTCGGCCAGGTGATGCGCCGCCTCGTCGAGCTGTTTAATGCGCGCGCGGATCAAGCGATGATCTTCGCCGGCGACGGCTTCGCGCAATTCGCCAATCGCCCGGCGAATCTGCTCGCGCTCCTCTTCCCCGACCAGCTCGCCGCGCTCGGCGAGCGCTTTCTCTGAAGCGCGCAGCACGGTATCGGCTTCGGTGCGCGCTTCGACCAGTTGGCGCTTGCGCATGTCTTCTTCGGCGAACTCCATCGAATCCATCAACATCTTTTCGATCTGCTCGTCGTTCAGGCCATAAGACGGCTTGACCTCGACCGACTGCTGCTGACCTGTGCGCACGTCCGTAGCGTTCACGGTAAGAATGCCGTTGGCATCGATCAAGAAACGCACTTCGATGCGCGGCAAGCCGGCGGGTTGCGGCGAGATGCCCTTGAGCGTGAACTTCGCCAGGCTGCGACAATCATCGGCCATCTCGCGCTCGCCTTGCAGCACATGAACATCGATGCCGGTCTGGTTATCCACCCAGGTCGTGAACATCTCGGCAGCCGATGCCGGGATGGTCGAGTTGCGATTGATGATCTTGGCGACCACGCCGCCCATGGTTTCGATGCCCAGGCTGAGCGGTGTGACATCCAACAGCAACAGGTCGCGGCGACCGCCGGAGAGGATGTCAGCTTGAATCGCCGCGCCGAGCGCCACCACTTCGTCGGGGTTAAGCTCTGTATGCGCCCGCCGCTTGAACAACGCTTCAACGCGATGGCGCACCAGCGGAATGCGCGTCGAGCCGCCAACCATTACGACCTCGTCAATCTGCTCGGGGTCAAGGTCGGCGTCTTTAAGCGCCTGCTTGCATGGGCCGAGCGTGCGCTCGATTAAATCAACGATCAACTGCTCGAACTCGTCACGCGTCAACTCACGGTGATAAGCGACGCCGCGCTCTGCCAGGTTAATCGCGATCTGCGCGCGGTCGCTTTTTGAAAGCTCGT from Blastocatellia bacterium encodes:
- the hscA gene encoding Fe-S protein assembly chaperone HscA, with the protein product MPLIELSLTGRPKSSRVVGIDLGTTNSLVAYMSESGPQVIRDPEGNALVPSIVYYDNAEKRLLVGEEARERLITEPRKAIYSVKRFMGKGSADVQEDLALVPFEIAAGSQQVIRFQMGDRQFTPPEISAFVLRDLKERASTFFGEEVTQAVITVPAYFNDAQRQATKDAGHLAGLEVLRIVNEPTAASLAYGIDKRDEARIAVYDLGGGTFDISILRLREGIFEVLATNGDTHLGGDDIDNRLIALVLDEIKSQTDKDLSRDHAAFQAIRKAVIAAKHELSKSDRAQIAINLAERGVAYHRELTRDEFEQLIVDLIERTLGPCKQALKDADLDPEQIDEVVMVGGSTRIPLVRHRVEALFKRRAHTELNPDEVVALGAAIQADILSGGRRDLLLLDVTPLSLGIETMGGVVAKIINRNSTIPASAAEMFTTWVDNQTGIDVHVLQGEREMADDCRSLAKFTLKGISPQPAGLPRIEVRFLIDANGILTVNATDVRTGQQQSVEVKPSYGLNDEQIEKMLMDSMEFAEEDMRKRQLVEARTEADTVLRASEKALAERGELVGEEEREQIRRAIGELREAVAGEDHRLIRARIKQLDEAAHHLAELIMDSALLAALKDRKASEVAEG